A window of the Oscillospiraceae bacterium NTUH-002-81 genome harbors these coding sequences:
- a CDS encoding spore coat protein CotJB: MVSFAVDDIKLFLDTHPQDPAALEYFNTYSELRRQALEDFAQAYYPLTIDTVPACARSWEWATSPLPWEGGC; encoded by the coding sequence ATGGTAAGCTTTGCCGTTGACGATATCAAACTGTTTCTCGATACGCACCCCCAGGATCCGGCGGCGCTGGAATATTTCAACACTTATTCCGAGCTTCGCAGACAGGCACTGGAGGACTTTGCGCAGGCATACTATCCGCTGACCATCGACACGGTACCCGCCTGCGCCAGAAGCTGGGAATGGGCCACATCCCCGCTTCCCTGGGAAGGAGGATGTTAA
- a CDS encoding spore coat associated protein CotJA — protein sequence MQKYTPIAMAYVPWQHFGSVYDLEKALQIGTIFPELNMPFLGKRGCQM from the coding sequence ATGCAAAAATATACACCGATTGCCATGGCATACGTTCCCTGGCAGCATTTCGGTTCTGTCTATGATCTGGAAAAGGCATTGCAGATCGGAACGATTTTTCCGGAATTGAATATGCCTTTCCTTGGGAAACGGGGGTGTCAGATGTGA